ATAGTGCTAAAAAGGCCTGAGCTTTTATCTCCAGCTGGAAATTTAACAAAACTTAAAATCGCCCTTGAGTATGGAGCCGACGCTGTTTATGGCTCGGTGGCTAGCTTTTCACTAAGGACTAGATCGGCGAGGGAATTTAACCTTGAAACATTCAAAGAGGCGATAGACTACACACATGCAAAGGGAAAGAAATTTTATGCGACCATAAATGCTTTTCCTTTTAACTCTCAGATCGAGCCACTAAAAAGGCACTTGCAGACTATCTCGGCTATGAAGCCAGATGCCTTTATTATCGCAACTCCAGGCGTTATGAGTTTAGCAAAAGCCATCGCTCCTGATATCGAGATACATCTCTCAACTCAGGCAAACGTTATGAATGCGCTTGATGCAAAAATTTATCATGATATGGGTGCAAAACGTATCGTCGTAGCACGCGAGATGAACTTAAAAGATGTCATAAAGATAAAAGAAGAAATTCCAACTCTTGATATCGAAATTTTTGTACATGGCTCAATGTGCTTTGCCTACTCTGGCAGGTGCCTAGTAAGCTCAGTTCAAAGCGGACGTATGTCAAATCGCGGCAGCTGCGCAAATGATTGTAGATTTAAGTATGAACTTTACGCTAAAAACGAAGAGAGTGGCGTGCTTTTCCGCTTAGAAGAGGATGAAAACGGCACTCATATTATGAACTCAAAGGATCTTTGCCTCATCTCGCACATCAAAGAGATCGTTGATAGTGGTGTAATAGATAGCCTAAAAATAGAAGGTCGCACAAAGAGCGAGTACTACGCAGCTTGCACGGCAAGAGCCTATAAAATGGCGATAGATGACGCCATGGACGATAAATTTGACGCACAAATTTATGAAAATGAGATAAATACACTGAAAAATCGCGGCTTTACAGACGGCTACTTGGTGCATAGGCCTTATGAGAGAATAGATACGCAAAATCACGTTAGTAGCCTAGAAGAGGGCACACATCAGGTAAATGCCATAAGCGAAGATGGCGAATTTTTTAAGTGTAAATATAAAATTTTTCCAGGCAATAGCTATGAGATCGTGGCTCCTACTGGATCGGTTATAGAAGATGGTGAAAATGAAATCTCAAAGATTTATTCACAAGATGGTAAGAAATTTATCAAATTTAAACAGCTTATAACTAAAAAAGGTAAAGTTATGAGCGAAATTCATAGTGGCAATGAAAACGAGATAAGTCTTGGTGTCAAGCTGCCAAAATTTAGCTTTTTGAGGGAGAAAATATGAAATTTGTTTCTATTATAATGGGAAGTAAGAGTGACTATGAGATAGTTAGTGAGGTGGCAAAAACTCTTGAAAAATTTGGCGTGAAATATGAGTTGATAATAAGCTCAGCTCACAGAAGTCCAAAAAGGACGAGTGAGTACGTTGCAAATG
The DNA window shown above is from Campylobacter concisus and carries:
- a CDS encoding peptidase U32 family protein, producing MLKRPELLSPAGNLTKLKIALEYGADAVYGSVASFSLRTRSAREFNLETFKEAIDYTHAKGKKFYATINAFPFNSQIEPLKRHLQTISAMKPDAFIIATPGVMSLAKAIAPDIEIHLSTQANVMNALDAKIYHDMGAKRIVVAREMNLKDVIKIKEEIPTLDIEIFVHGSMCFAYSGRCLVSSVQSGRMSNRGSCANDCRFKYELYAKNEESGVLFRLEEDENGTHIMNSKDLCLISHIKEIVDSGVIDSLKIEGRTKSEYYAACTARAYKMAIDDAMDDKFDAQIYENEINTLKNRGFTDGYLVHRPYERIDTQNHVSSLEEGTHQVNAISEDGEFFKCKYKIFPGNSYEIVAPTGSVIEDGENEISKIYSQDGKKFIKFKQLITKKGKVMSEIHSGNENEISLGVKLPKFSFLREKI